A stretch of the bacterium genome encodes the following:
- a CDS encoding fumarate reductase/succinate dehydrogenase flavoprotein subunit, giving the protein MVLDSRIPDGPLSQKWEKCKFDLKLVNPANKRKYTILVVGTGLAGASAAASLAEMGYNVKSFCVQDSPRRAHSIAAQGGINAAKNYPNDGDSVYRLFYDTIKGGDYRAREANVYRLAQNSANIIDQCVAQGVPFAREYSGELANRSFGGAQVSRTFYAKGQTGQQLLLGAYGALMRQVELGKVKLYSRTEMLDVVMIDGKARGIITRDLVTGAIEKFAGDAVILATGGYGRVYYLSTNAMNSNVTAAFRCYRKGAFFGNPCYTQIHPTCIPVSGDHQSKLTLMSESLRNDGRVWVPKKKEDCKKDPNTIPEEDRDYYLERKYPSFGNLVPRDVASRNAKQMCDEGRGVGESGLAVYLDFRDAIKRDTEKVVRDKYGNLFQMYAQITGEDPYKTPMRMYPAVHYTMGGLWVDYHLMTTIPGLFALGEANFSDHGANRLGASALMQGLSDGYFVIPSTIGDYLAKIGPQKNSTDTPEFKKAEDEVKAGIKKLLDVSKTGTRSVESFYRELGFIMWDYVGMSRTAEGLKTAIGKIQKLRDEFWKTVKIPGSNEELNKNLEMAGRVADFFDLGELMARDALNRSESCGGHFREESQTPEGEAQRIDDQFSYVSAWEYKGNNAEPVLHKEELKFENVHLSQRSYK; this is encoded by the coding sequence ATGGTATTAGATTCACGTATTCCGGATGGACCGCTTTCCCAAAAATGGGAAAAATGCAAATTTGATTTAAAGCTCGTCAATCCGGCCAATAAACGCAAATACACTATTCTCGTTGTGGGCACGGGTTTAGCCGGTGCCTCAGCTGCGGCTTCACTGGCCGAAATGGGCTATAATGTAAAAAGTTTTTGCGTACAAGATTCTCCTCGCCGCGCACACTCCATTGCGGCCCAAGGTGGTATCAACGCTGCTAAAAATTATCCCAACGATGGTGATTCGGTTTATCGCTTGTTTTACGATACCATTAAAGGCGGCGATTACCGTGCGCGCGAAGCTAACGTTTATCGTTTAGCGCAAAATTCAGCCAATATCATTGATCAATGCGTGGCCCAAGGTGTTCCATTTGCCCGCGAATATTCCGGTGAACTGGCCAACCGTTCTTTTGGTGGCGCTCAAGTATCCCGTACTTTTTATGCCAAAGGCCAAACCGGCCAGCAGCTTCTTTTGGGAGCCTACGGCGCGCTCATGCGTCAGGTTGAATTGGGTAAAGTAAAACTCTATTCCCGTACCGAAATGCTGGATGTTGTGATGATTGACGGCAAAGCGCGTGGTATTATCACACGTGATCTTGTAACCGGCGCCATCGAAAAATTTGCCGGCGATGCAGTTATTTTAGCTACCGGTGGTTATGGCCGTGTGTATTATCTTTCTACCAACGCCATGAACTCCAACGTAACAGCGGCTTTCCGTTGTTATCGCAAAGGTGCTTTCTTTGGAAATCCTTGCTACACGCAAATTCACCCTACCTGTATTCCTGTATCCGGTGATCATCAGTCTAAACTCACTCTTATGAGTGAATCGCTGCGTAACGATGGTCGTGTATGGGTGCCCAAGAAAAAAGAAGATTGTAAAAAAGACCCCAACACCATTCCCGAAGAAGATCGTGATTATTATTTGGAACGCAAGTATCCAAGCTTTGGTAATTTGGTGCCTCGCGATGTGGCCAGCCGCAATGCCAAGCAAATGTGCGATGAAGGACGCGGTGTGGGCGAAAGTGGATTGGCGGTTTATTTAGATTTTAGAGACGCCATTAAGCGCGATACCGAAAAAGTAGTGCGCGATAAATACGGCAATTTGTTCCAGATGTATGCGCAAATTACCGGCGAAGATCCATATAAAACGCCCATGCGTATGTACCCTGCGGTGCATTACACCATGGGTGGATTATGGGTAGATTATCATCTCATGACCACTATCCCTGGCTTATTTGCCTTGGGTGAAGCTAATTTCTCCGATCACGGTGCCAACCGCTTGGGCGCATCGGCACTCATGCAGGGCTTATCGGATGGTTATTTTGTTATCCCGTCTACTATTGGTGATTATCTTGCTAAAATTGGACCTCAGAAAAATAGCACCGACACTCCCGAATTTAAAAAAGCCGAAGATGAAGTAAAAGCCGGTATCAAAAAATTACTCGATGTGAGCAAAACCGGAACGCGTTCGGTGGAATCGTTCTATCGCGAGCTTGGTTTTATCATGTGGGATTATGTGGGTATGTCACGTACAGCCGAAGGATTAAAAACCGCCATTGGTAAAATTCAAAAGCTCCGTGATGAATTCTGGAAGACGGTAAAAATTCCCGGCAGTAACGAAGAATTGAATAAAAACCTCGAAATGGCTGGCCGCGTAGCCGACTTTTTTGATTTAGGCGAGCTGATGGCGCGCGATGCTTTAAACCGCAGTGAATCATGCGGTGGACACTTTCGCGAAGAATCACAAACGCCCGAAGGTGAAGCACAGCGTATTGACGATCAATTTTCGTACGTGTCAGCCTGGGAGTATAAGGGCAACAACGCAGAACCAGTGCTTCATAAGGAAGAATTAAAATTTGAAAATGTGCATTTGAGTCAGCGCAGTTATAAGTAG
- a CDS encoding succinate dehydrogenase cytochrome b subunit, protein MISLKKAFTSSVGLKFLMGLSGLALMGFIITHLLGNLPLYSSSPDPYNTYVQKLHSYGPLLTVAEFGLLGLFLFHIVLAIAVTIKNKASRPEDYKKLQGKGAATSTVSSRNMAISGLFLLVFLVIHIADFRFGPGMADGYTTTLHGEETRDLYKLVVEEFSEPGEVIFYVVCMIAIGFHIRHGFWSAFQSLGLTRARNTKTLQNLSTLLAVILSLGFLFIPIVIYFRG, encoded by the coding sequence ATGATATCACTTAAAAAAGCATTTACATCCTCGGTAGGTCTTAAATTTTTGATGGGTTTATCAGGCTTAGCCCTGATGGGCTTTATTATCACTCATTTGTTGGGCAATTTACCACTCTACAGTAGCTCACCCGATCCTTATAATACTTACGTTCAAAAGTTACATAGCTATGGGCCACTCTTGACCGTTGCCGAATTTGGTCTTTTGGGCCTTTTTCTGTTTCATATTGTTTTAGCCATTGCCGTGACCATTAAAAACAAAGCCTCTCGTCCGGAAGATTATAAAAAATTACAAGGTAAAGGTGCCGCTACCAGTACGGTAAGTTCGCGCAACATGGCGATTTCTGGTTTGTTTTTACTTGTTTTCCTGGTGATTCACATTGCCGATTTTCGTTTTGGACCAGGCATGGCTGATGGCTATACCACCACACTTCATGGTGAAGAAACCCGTGATTTATACAAGTTAGTGGTGGAAGAATTTAGCGAGCCTGGCGAAGTAATTTTTTATGTGGTGTGTATGATTGCTATTGGTTTTCATATACGTCATGGCTTTTGGAGCGCTTTTCAGTCGCTTGGCTTAACACGCGCGCGTAACACCAAAACGCTGCAGAATTTAAGCACATTGTTAGCTGTTATTTTATCGTTGGGATTTTTATTTATTCCCATCGTGATTTATTTCCGGGGGTAA
- a CDS encoding tetratricopeptide repeat protein has protein sequence MKFIRSQFGIVLLVLLALTCCKEREKQKINQLNADSLRYYQKGDLEKAIPKALEALKLSEKIFGLDDPEYAVPLTNLGLLYLEQGNQALADQYLMQAYTIRKNKLGDEDPKTLVSLLNLSEMYRKTGRYMDAESEARVVIVLREKLLKPNDTELARSYYALANTYFLQGKYPSAKPLYEKALGIMENNPTRLDNELSSSIMSELGVIYKREGKFKDAIPLYEKAIGFDILTYGREHPNVGMGLVALADNYYYSGNVAMAEQHYNQGLEILQKAFDPYDARLIPLYEKVALFCEKTGKPQKAAEFRDRVKRIKQVSQH, from the coding sequence ATGAAATTTATCCGTTCTCAATTTGGAATAGTTCTTCTTGTTTTGCTAGCGTTAACCTGTTGTAAGGAACGCGAAAAGCAGAAAATCAACCAACTCAATGCCGACTCTTTGCGCTATTATCAAAAAGGTGATTTAGAAAAAGCCATTCCCAAAGCGCTTGAAGCTTTAAAATTATCCGAAAAAATATTTGGTTTAGATGACCCTGAGTATGCGGTTCCACTTACTAATTTAGGGTTACTGTATCTTGAACAAGGCAATCAGGCTTTAGCCGACCAGTATTTAATGCAGGCTTACACCATTCGTAAAAATAAGTTGGGAGATGAAGATCCCAAAACTTTGGTGTCGTTACTCAATTTATCGGAAATGTATCGTAAAACAGGCCGTTATATGGACGCCGAGTCGGAAGCGCGTGTTGTTATTGTATTGCGTGAAAAGCTATTAAAGCCAAACGATACCGAATTGGCCCGTTCCTATTATGCTTTGGCCAATACTTATTTTTTACAGGGTAAATATCCGTCAGCCAAGCCTTTGTATGAAAAAGCCCTTGGTATTATGGAAAATAACCCCACGCGTCTTGATAATGAATTGTCATCCAGTATTATGTCGGAATTGGGAGTTATTTATAAAAGGGAAGGTAAGTTTAAAGATGCCATTCCTCTCTACGAAAAAGCCATTGGCTTTGATATTTTAACCTATGGGCGTGAACATCCCAATGTGGGCATGGGGCTTGTGGCCTTGGCCGACAATTATTATTACTCGGGCAATGTGGCCATGGCCGAGCAGCATTACAATCAGGGTTTGGAGATTTTACAAAAAGCATTTGATCCGTACGATGCCCGTTTAATTCCCCTTTATGAAAAAGTAGCATTATTTTGCGAAAAAACAGGCAAACCTCAAAAAGCCGCCGAGTTTAGAGACAGGGTAAAAAGGATAAAACAAGTCAGCCAGCACTAA
- a CDS encoding succinate dehydrogenase/fumarate reductase iron-sulfur subunit, giving the protein MTIHLEVWRQKNNQDTGRLEKYTLDTVSPDMSFLEMLDVLNEKLIKENIAPVEFDSDCREGICGMCSCMINGQAHGPQTGNATCQLHMRSFKDGDTVVVEPWRAKAFPVVKDLVVDRSAFDRIIMAGGYTSAKTGPHPDANTHLIPKDIADLAMDAATCIGCGACVGACPNASASLFTAAKVSQMALLPQGQAEAARRVVKMVERMDAEGFGNCTNIGECSSACPKEISIDFISKMKREYRKAILSGGDI; this is encoded by the coding sequence ATGACCATTCATTTGGAAGTTTGGCGCCAAAAAAATAATCAGGATACGGGCCGTCTGGAAAAATACACACTCGATACCGTTTCACCCGACATGTCCTTTTTGGAAATGCTCGATGTATTAAACGAAAAGTTAATTAAGGAAAACATTGCTCCCGTAGAATTTGATAGCGATTGCCGCGAAGGTATTTGCGGGATGTGTTCGTGCATGATTAATGGCCAGGCTCATGGCCCTCAAACAGGCAATGCTACCTGCCAGCTGCACATGCGCTCGTTTAAAGATGGTGATACGGTTGTTGTAGAACCCTGGCGCGCCAAGGCTTTCCCGGTAGTGAAAGATTTAGTGGTGGATCGCAGCGCTTTCGATCGCATCATTATGGCTGGTGGTTATACCTCGGCTAAAACTGGCCCTCATCCCGATGCCAACACACATCTTATTCCCAAAGACATTGCCGATTTAGCGATGGATGCTGCAACGTGCATTGGTTGTGGGGCTTGCGTGGGTGCTTGTCCCAATGCTTCGGCCTCGCTCTTTACAGCGGCCAAAGTAAGCCAGATGGCGCTTTTGCCACAAGGACAGGCCGAAGCCGCGCGTCGTGTGGTGAAAATGGTGGAACGCATGGATGCCGAAGGATTTGGTAATTGCACCAACATTGGTGAATGTTCGAGTGCGTGTCCCAAAGAAATTTCTATCGATTTTATTTCAAAAATGAAACGTGAATACCGGAAAGCAATTTTATCCGGTGGAGATATTTAG
- a CDS encoding PAS domain S-box protein: MKTSYYGRILDTAFDGYIAVDEEGLVLSFNKKACDLFGYSHDDVVGAKLVDLIIPTQLQHSFFELYPSILSEARTHGFEKRFETKVWGKNHNEFPVEISIWTTQNGNEIIFNAFVHDISERKKLDQLKDDFIGTVSHELRTPLTIVKGAITNLRDGFVGALTKEQLKVIEIGSRNVDRLGRIINNLLDLSRLESGHVKMKHERLEVLKMINGFVESFQAESPEKKITISTHSREIPDILADSTLMTQLFHNIISNAVRYARSRVNIELNIVSLNDVPVHVRSEMLMEQNKSELIQITVKDDGEGIPEAQFNDLFNKFVQINRPSGGAGYKGTGLGLTISKEIVRLHHGGIWAKSTEGVGSTFNMVLPVYNEAIFFSKIFKKMSMAAIDKGQNLAYLQVVLKDPMGITVKNESKGLQFLMERLGDAIENDILRREDILFRHTLANCFSVLAQTTRKGAYSIAQRISHILGEMLDADQFYSGYEIQVGTAMYLADGDDLEQLMNHASRHMQSFSKSRILLVDNEGVLLQMLTLYLQSHGFVVDVALSAEKALEKIKTFRPNLLVLDTACGWDLCYALKQNHDTASMPIIVLTGSQETGITAKAKKAQVDELLYKPCDEKRLVEAIKQALKKKQPSLHSQNFLHP, encoded by the coding sequence TTGAAAACATCGTATTACGGGCGCATACTCGACACGGCCTTCGACGGTTATATTGCTGTTGATGAAGAAGGCCTTGTTTTAAGCTTTAATAAAAAAGCTTGCGACTTGTTTGGCTATTCCCACGATGATGTGGTGGGCGCTAAACTCGTTGATCTTATTATTCCAACTCAACTACAACATTCCTTTTTTGAACTTTATCCCTCTATTTTGTCTGAAGCCCGCACTCATGGTTTTGAGAAACGTTTTGAAACAAAAGTGTGGGGGAAAAACCATAATGAATTTCCGGTAGAAATAAGTATTTGGACAACGCAAAACGGAAACGAAATTATTTTTAATGCTTTTGTTCACGATATCAGTGAACGCAAAAAATTAGATCAATTAAAAGATGATTTTATTGGCACCGTATCGCACGAGTTAAGAACACCGCTTACCATTGTAAAAGGTGCTATCACCAACTTGCGCGATGGCTTTGTGGGAGCATTAACCAAAGAGCAATTAAAAGTTATTGAAATTGGAAGCCGCAATGTAGATCGCTTGGGACGCATTATTAATAATTTACTTGATCTTTCTCGTCTTGAATCGGGCCATGTAAAAATGAAGCACGAACGTTTAGAAGTATTAAAAATGATTAACGGCTTTGTAGAATCGTTTCAGGCAGAAAGCCCTGAAAAGAAAATTACTATTTCTACTCATTCAAGAGAAATCCCCGATATTTTGGCCGATTCAACTTTAATGACGCAACTGTTTCACAACATAATTTCTAATGCTGTACGATATGCACGTTCACGGGTGAACATAGAATTGAATATTGTGTCTTTAAACGATGTGCCTGTTCATGTGCGCTCGGAAATGTTGATGGAGCAAAATAAAAGTGAATTGATTCAAATTACAGTAAAAGATGATGGTGAAGGAATCCCAGAGGCACAGTTTAACGATCTGTTTAATAAATTTGTACAAATTAATCGTCCTTCTGGTGGTGCTGGTTATAAAGGAACAGGGCTAGGTCTTACTATTTCCAAAGAAATAGTAAGACTTCATCACGGTGGTATTTGGGCCAAAAGTACAGAAGGGGTGGGTTCCACTTTTAATATGGTGTTACCTGTTTATAATGAGGCTATCTTTTTCTCTAAGATATTCAAAAAAATGTCTATGGCAGCCATCGATAAAGGTCAGAATTTAGCTTACTTGCAAGTAGTGCTTAAAGATCCAATGGGTATAACTGTAAAAAACGAATCGAAGGGCTTACAGTTTTTAATGGAGCGTTTGGGCGATGCAATTGAAAACGATATTTTACGTAGAGAAGATATTTTGTTTAGGCACACTTTGGCTAATTGTTTTTCTGTTTTAGCACAAACAACGCGCAAGGGAGCTTACTCTATAGCACAGCGTATTTCTCATATATTGGGTGAAATGCTTGATGCGGATCAATTCTATTCTGGCTATGAAATACAAGTGGGAACAGCCATGTATTTAGCCGATGGTGACGATTTAGAGCAATTAATGAATCATGCGAGTAGGCACATGCAAAGCTTTAGTAAGTCGCGTATTTTACTGGTGGATAATGAAGGTGTTTTGTTGCAGATGTTGACTCTTTATTTGCAAAGCCATGGCTTTGTGGTGGACGTGGCCTTGTCGGCGGAAAAGGCATTAGAAAAAATAAAAACCTTTCGCCCCAATTTACTTGTCCTAGATACAGCCTGTGGTTGGGATCTCTGCTATGCGTTAAAGCAAAACCACGATACAGCGTCTATGCCTATCATTGTGCTTACTGGAAGCCAAGAAACCGGCATTACAGCCAAAGCAAAAAAAGCTCAGGTGGATGAACTTTTATATAAACCCTGTGACGAGAAAAGGTTGGTTGAAGCTATTAAGCAGGCGCTTAAAAAAAAGCAGCCTTCTCTACATTCTCAAAATTTTTTACATCCCTAA
- a CDS encoding NADP-dependent isocitrate dehydrogenase (Converts isocitrate to alpha ketoglutarate) yields MAYSNNIKIPASGSKITLKNGKLTVPDNPIIPFIEGDGTGPDIWNASVIVFDAAVEKAYGGKRKINWLEIFAGEKAKATYGENCPPNFLPDETTEVIKEYLVAIKGPLTTPVGKGIRSLNVALRQILDLYVCLRPVRYFSGVPSPVKRPEDIDMVIFRENSEDIYAGIEWEAGTPEVKKMIAFLQNEMGVKKIRFPETSGIGVKPVSEEGTKRLVRSAVEYAITQKRKNVTLVHKGNIMKF; encoded by the coding sequence ATGGCTTATTCCAACAACATTAAAATTCCTGCCAGTGGCTCTAAAATTACTCTTAAAAACGGAAAATTAACCGTGCCCGATAACCCGATTATCCCTTTTATCGAAGGTGATGGAACCGGTCCGGATATCTGGAATGCGTCCGTCATTGTTTTTGATGCGGCTGTTGAAAAAGCTTACGGCGGTAAACGTAAAATTAACTGGCTTGAAATTTTTGCCGGTGAAAAAGCAAAAGCCACCTATGGCGAAAATTGCCCTCCCAATTTTTTACCCGATGAAACCACTGAGGTAATTAAAGAATATCTCGTTGCTATTAAAGGCCCGCTCACCACACCCGTGGGCAAAGGAATTCGTAGTTTAAACGTGGCACTGCGCCAGATTTTAGATTTGTACGTGTGCTTACGCCCTGTACGTTATTTTAGCGGTGTACCATCACCCGTAAAACGCCCCGAAGATATCGACATGGTGATTTTCCGTGAAAACTCCGAAGATATTTATGCCGGTATCGAATGGGAAGCGGGTACGCCCGAAGTAAAAAAGATGATTGCGTTCTTGCAGAACGAAATGGGTGTTAAAAAAATCCGTTTTCCAGAAACTTCCGGTATTGGTGTAAAGCCCGTCTCTGAAGAAGGAACAAAACGTTTAGTACGCTCGGCTGTTGAATATGCCATCACTCAAAAACGTAAAAATGTAACGCTCGTGCACAAAGGTAATATTATGAAGTTTA
- a CDS encoding divalent-cation tolerance protein CutA: protein MTVPNLKTARFISQTMVHEKLAACANILGSIQSVYWWDKKIQKSREVALILKTQTSLVKRVIKRVKLLHPYECPCVVALPIKDGNLAFLQWIASQTKV from the coding sequence ATTACCGTTCCCAATTTAAAGACAGCGCGTTTTATAAGCCAAACTATGGTGCACGAAAAGCTTGCGGCCTGTGCCAATATTTTGGGAAGTATTCAGTCGGTATATTGGTGGGATAAAAAAATACAAAAAAGTCGCGAGGTGGCACTTATTCTTAAAACGCAAACTAGCCTTGTAAAGCGCGTTATTAAGCGTGTTAAATTACTTCATCCTTACGAGTGTCCTTGTGTGGTGGCGCTTCCAATTAAGGATGGGAATCTTGCATTTTTACAATGGATTGCTTCGCAAACAAAAGTATGA
- the acnA gene encoding aconitate hydratase AcnA → MTPSLDSFKTKKNLKIGKTTYSYFSLKALEASGYNISKIPFSLRILLENLLRNENNLSVFKNDIEILAKSAGNPTEHEINFMPARVILQDFTGVPCVVDLATMRDAIKALGGDPKKINPLQPVELVIDHSVQVDAYGSSKALKTNIGLEFSRNRERYEFLKWGQNAFNNFKVVPPDTGIVHQVNLEHLGRVVMANDKNEIFPDTVVGTDSHTTMINGLGILGWGVGGIEAEAAMLGQPSTMLIPQVVGFKLLGKTREGVTATDVVLTITQMLRKKGVVGKFVEYYGPGMLDLSLADRATIANMAPEYGATCGFFPVDKETLNFLKLSGRSKQQIELVEKYLKAQGLFVTKNTVWPNYSDTLELDLASVEPSMAGPSRPQDRVLLKDVAASFLEKKEGLRPKDFKGEASNESISFGKVTHVPRDGDVVIAAITSCTNTSNPSVMLAAGIVAKKAAKLGLKTKPWVKTSLAPGSQVVTGYLEKTKLLPYLEKLNFHVVGYGCTTCIGNSGPLHPTVGEAYKKRGLVTASVLSGNRNFEGRVHSDVRANYLASPPLVVAYALAGKIDIKWDSEPLGQDSKGKPVFLKDIWPTNKEVKAALKSITSALFAKRYKNVFDGDKNWKAIKVPKSETYAWDAKSTYIRRAPYFDGMTKTPKPLNDIKAARVLAVFGDSITTDHISPAGNIKASSPAGLYLKNNGVAEVDFNSYGSRRGNHEAMVRGTFANVRIKNQMLPGTEGGMTKHIPSGETLSIYDAAVKYHDAGTPLVILAGKEYGSGSSRDWAAKGPHLQGIKAVIAESYERIHRSNLIGMGILPLQFLPGHNRESLGLTGEEEITIEGLTSMKPRQKMMVNAGGKSFEALSRVDTPVEMEYLRHGGILQYVLRQLL, encoded by the coding sequence ATGACCCCTTCACTAGATAGTTTTAAAACCAAAAAGAACCTCAAAATTGGAAAAACCACCTACTCTTACTTTAGCTTAAAGGCACTGGAAGCGAGCGGGTACAATATATCTAAGATACCGTTTTCATTAAGAATTTTACTTGAAAACCTACTCCGAAACGAAAACAACCTCTCCGTTTTTAAAAATGATATCGAAATTTTAGCCAAATCTGCTGGCAACCCAACCGAACACGAAATTAACTTTATGCCAGCCCGCGTCATTTTACAGGACTTTACTGGTGTCCCCTGCGTGGTGGATTTAGCCACCATGCGTGATGCCATAAAAGCGTTAGGCGGCGACCCTAAAAAAATTAACCCGCTTCAACCGGTGGAACTTGTGATCGATCACTCGGTGCAAGTAGATGCATACGGTTCGTCCAAAGCTTTAAAAACCAATATTGGTTTAGAATTTAGCCGCAACCGCGAACGCTATGAATTTTTAAAATGGGGACAAAACGCTTTTAACAATTTTAAAGTTGTTCCGCCCGATACCGGCATTGTGCATCAGGTTAATTTAGAACACTTGGGCCGCGTGGTAATGGCCAACGATAAAAACGAAATTTTTCCCGATACCGTGGTGGGTACCGATTCACACACCACCATGATTAACGGTTTGGGTATTTTGGGTTGGGGTGTAGGCGGCATTGAAGCCGAAGCGGCCATGTTGGGGCAACCATCTACCATGCTCATTCCGCAAGTTGTGGGTTTTAAACTTTTGGGGAAAACCCGTGAAGGAGTTACCGCCACCGACGTGGTGCTCACCATCACGCAAATGCTGCGTAAAAAAGGTGTGGTAGGAAAATTTGTTGAATATTACGGCCCCGGCATGCTCGATTTAAGCCTGGCCGACCGCGCTACCATTGCCAACATGGCTCCCGAATATGGTGCTACCTGCGGTTTTTTCCCGGTAGATAAAGAAACTCTCAACTTTTTAAAGTTAAGCGGGCGCAGCAAACAACAAATTGAACTGGTGGAAAAATACTTAAAAGCCCAAGGCTTGTTTGTAACCAAAAACACGGTTTGGCCCAATTACAGCGACACTTTAGAATTAGACTTAGCCTCGGTAGAACCTTCAATGGCAGGTCCTAGCCGTCCGCAAGACCGTGTTCTGTTAAAAGATGTGGCTGCTTCCTTTTTGGAAAAGAAAGAGGGACTGCGTCCCAAGGATTTCAAAGGCGAAGCCTCCAACGAATCGATTAGTTTTGGAAAAGTAACTCACGTGCCACGCGATGGTGATGTGGTGATTGCCGCTATTACCAGTTGCACCAATACGTCCAATCCTTCGGTGATGCTGGCTGCCGGTATTGTAGCTAAAAAGGCCGCCAAGCTGGGGTTAAAAACCAAACCCTGGGTTAAAACCTCGCTTGCTCCCGGATCACAAGTGGTAACCGGCTATTTGGAAAAAACAAAACTTTTGCCGTATCTCGAAAAACTCAATTTTCATGTGGTAGGTTATGGCTGTACTACCTGTATTGGTAATTCAGGACCACTGCATCCTACCGTTGGCGAAGCGTATAAAAAACGTGGGCTCGTAACCGCTTCTGTTCTTTCTGGCAATCGTAATTTTGAAGGCCGCGTGCATAGCGATGTGCGTGCCAATTATTTAGCTTCGCCTCCTCTTGTGGTGGCTTATGCTTTAGCCGGAAAAATTGATATTAAATGGGATAGCGAACCGCTAGGCCAGGATTCTAAAGGAAAGCCTGTTTTCTTAAAAGATATTTGGCCTACCAATAAAGAAGTAAAAGCAGCACTTAAATCCATAACCTCGGCTCTATTTGCCAAGCGTTACAAAAATGTTTTTGATGGCGATAAAAACTGGAAGGCCATTAAAGTTCCCAAATCCGAAACTTATGCCTGGGATGCCAAATCGACATATATCCGCCGTGCTCCTTACTTTGATGGCATGACTAAAACACCCAAACCTTTAAACGATATTAAAGCCGCACGGGTATTAGCTGTATTTGGAGATTCCATTACAACCGATCATATTTCTCCCGCCGGCAATATTAAAGCTTCAAGCCCGGCCGGGTTATATTTAAAAAATAACGGTGTGGCCGAAGTTGATTTTAACTCGTACGGCTCTCGAAGAGGCAATCACGAAGCCATGGTGCGCGGTACTTTTGCCAATGTGCGCATTAAAAACCAAATGCTTCCCGGTACCGAAGGCGGGATGACCAAACACATTCCAAGCGGTGAAACACTGTCAATTTATGACGCAGCTGTAAAATATCATGACGCAGGTACCCCGCTGGTAATTCTTGCGGGCAAAGAATACGGTTCAGGCTCTTCGCGCGACTGGGCCGCTAAGGGCCCGCACCTGCAAGGCATTAAAGCCGTCATTGCCGAATCGTACGAACGTATCCATCGTTCCAATTTAATTGGCATGGGCATACTGCCATTGCAATTCTTACCCGGACACAATCGCGAGTCTTTGGGACTTACCGGTGAAGAAGAAATTACCATTGAAGGTTTAACCAGCATGAAACCGCGTCAAAAAATGATGGTTAATGCGGGTGGCAAAAGCTTTGAAGCGCTCTCACGTGTGGATACACCGGTTGAAATGGAATATTTACGTCATGGCGGTATTTTGCAATACGTGCTGCGCCAATTGTTATGA